One segment of Bacteroides caecimuris DNA contains the following:
- a CDS encoding Gfo/Idh/MocA family protein, with product MRNKIEKGVDLNLRQFIKSLGYIAGGTALLASTPWLSSCTPEKLKEIRNEKARIALIGTGSRGQYHIHNLKEIPHARIVAVCDNYAPNLQQAVELCPGAKAYTDYRKLLESADIDGVIISTPLNWHAPIVLDAMAAGKHVFCEKAMARTLDECKAIYDAYQTTNQVLYFCMQRMYDEKYIKGMQMIHSGLIGDVVGMRCHWFRNADWRRPVPSPELEHQINWRLYKESSGGLMTELACHQLEVCNWAAKRMPVSIIGMGDIVYWKDGREVYDSVNVTYRYSDGTKIAYESLISNKFNGMEDQILGHKGTMEMAKGIYYLEEDHSTSGIRQLIGQVKDKVFAAIPTAGPSWRPETKMEYTPHFVIEGDININNGLSMIGADKDGSDIILSSFCQSCITGEKAQNVVEEAYCSTVLCLLGNQAMEEERHILFPDEYKIPYMKF from the coding sequence ATGAGAAACAAAATAGAAAAAGGAGTCGATTTGAATCTCAGACAATTCATCAAAAGTCTGGGATATATCGCAGGAGGAACAGCACTGCTGGCAAGCACACCCTGGCTGTCTTCCTGCACACCCGAAAAGCTTAAAGAAATCCGCAACGAGAAAGCCCGGATCGCTTTAATCGGTACTGGTTCCAGGGGACAGTATCATATCCACAATCTAAAAGAGATTCCCCATGCCCGGATTGTTGCCGTTTGTGACAATTATGCTCCTAACCTCCAACAAGCAGTAGAGTTATGTCCGGGTGCCAAAGCATACACAGACTACCGGAAGCTTTTGGAATCGGCAGATATTGACGGCGTAATTATCTCTACTCCGTTGAACTGGCATGCCCCCATCGTACTGGATGCCATGGCAGCCGGTAAACACGTATTCTGTGAAAAAGCCATGGCACGGACTTTAGACGAATGCAAAGCTATTTATGATGCCTATCAAACGACCAATCAGGTTCTCTACTTCTGCATGCAGCGTATGTATGACGAGAAGTATATCAAAGGAATGCAAATGATTCATTCCGGACTCATCGGAGATGTGGTAGGAATGCGCTGCCATTGGTTCAGAAATGCAGACTGGCGCCGTCCCGTTCCCTCACCGGAACTGGAACATCAAATCAATTGGCGATTGTACAAAGAAAGCTCAGGCGGATTAATGACCGAACTGGCCTGTCACCAACTGGAAGTATGCAACTGGGCAGCTAAAAGAATGCCGGTAAGCATCATCGGTATGGGTGACATTGTCTACTGGAAAGACGGTCGCGAAGTATACGATAGCGTAAATGTGACTTACCGATACTCCGACGGAACCAAGATTGCCTACGAATCGTTGATTTCCAATAAATTCAACGGTATGGAAGACCAGATCCTCGGGCACAAAGGTACTATGGAAATGGCAAAAGGTATCTATTATCTGGAAGAGGACCATTCAACATCGGGCATCCGGCAACTTATCGGACAGGTTAAGGATAAAGTATTCGCTGCTATCCCGACAGCCGGACCCAGCTGGAGACCGGAAACAAAAATGGAATACACGCCACATTTTGTTATTGAAGGAGACATTAACATCAACAACGGGCTGAGCATGATCGGAGCCGACAAAGATGGTTCCGATATCATTCTCTCTTCTTTCTGCCAATCATGTATCACTGGAGAAAAAGCACAAAATGTGGTAGAAGAAGCCTATTGCTCCACCGTACTTTGCCTGCTTGGCAATCAAGCAATGGAGGAAGAGCGCCATATCCTTTTCCCCGACGAATATAAAATACCATATATGAAATTTTAA
- a CDS encoding sugar MFS transporter encodes MGNNQPSARKKTYYISLAILAGMFFIFGFVSWVNSILIPYFRISCELTHFESYFVAFAFYIAYFVMAIPSGILLKKAGFKKGIMYGFMLTALGAFIFVPAALARQFEIFLIGLFSIGTGLAILQTAANPYVTIIGPIDSAARRISIMGICNKVAGIISPLIFAALILKANDSELFALIESGALDEATKNAMLNELIQRVIIPYIILGIILLLTGIGIRYSVLPEINTDEQNATDEQDNKHTDKKSILDFPYLILGALAIFFHVGTQVIAIDTIINYANSMGMDLLEAKVFPSYTLGCTMIGYILGIILIPKYISQKNALIGCTLLGLALSFGVVWADFDMTLFGHQANASIFFLNALGFPNALIYAGIWPLSIHGLGKFTKTGSSLLIMGLCGNAILPLVYGHFADQYSLRIGYWVLIPCFIYLVFFAIKGHKINSWR; translated from the coding sequence ATGGGAAACAATCAACCTTCGGCAAGAAAAAAAACTTATTATATATCTCTGGCTATTCTGGCCGGTATGTTCTTTATATTCGGATTCGTATCATGGGTCAATTCCATACTGATTCCATACTTCCGTATTTCTTGCGAGCTTACCCATTTTGAATCCTATTTTGTAGCCTTTGCTTTCTATATAGCATACTTTGTCATGGCCATTCCTTCGGGCATTCTATTGAAGAAAGCAGGATTTAAAAAAGGAATCATGTATGGCTTTATGCTGACTGCTTTGGGAGCCTTTATCTTTGTCCCGGCAGCTCTGGCACGGCAATTTGAAATATTTCTCATCGGCTTGTTTTCTATTGGCACCGGCCTGGCTATTTTGCAGACAGCTGCCAATCCTTATGTCACCATTATCGGTCCGATAGATAGTGCAGCACGACGTATCAGCATCATGGGAATCTGCAATAAAGTGGCAGGAATTATCTCCCCGCTCATATTCGCTGCCCTTATTCTGAAAGCAAACGACAGTGAACTCTTTGCATTAATTGAATCCGGTGCACTGGACGAAGCAACAAAGAACGCCATGCTCAATGAATTGATACAACGTGTCATTATCCCATACATTATTCTGGGCATCATCTTACTGCTGACAGGTATCGGTATCCGCTACTCCGTATTACCGGAAATAAATACTGACGAGCAGAATGCCACTGATGAACAGGACAATAAACATACTGACAAAAAAAGCATTCTCGACTTTCCATACCTCATATTAGGTGCATTGGCCATTTTCTTTCATGTAGGTACACAGGTTATAGCCATTGACACTATAATCAATTACGCCAACTCTATGGGGATGGATTTACTGGAAGCAAAAGTATTCCCTTCTTACACACTGGGATGCACAATGATAGGATATATACTTGGTATCATCCTTATCCCTAAATACATTTCCCAGAAAAATGCACTGATAGGGTGTACATTACTAGGTTTGGCTCTCTCATTCGGAGTGGTATGGGCAGACTTCGATATGACATTATTCGGTCATCAAGCCAATGCTTCCATCTTCTTTCTGAATGCTTTAGGTTTTCCCAACGCTCTGATCTATGCAGGAATATGGCCTCTTTCCATTCATGGGTTAGGCAAATTCACCAAAACCGGTTCCTCTCTGCTGATTATGGGATTATGTGGCAATGCCATCTTACCTTTGGTATATGGTCACTTTGCCGACCAGTACAGTTTGCGTATCGGTTACTGGGTACTTATTCCTTGCTTTATCTATCTGGTATTCTTTGCCATCAAAGGGCATAAAATCAACTCCTGGAGATAA
- a CDS encoding FAD:protein FMN transferase, with protein MFHGFIPHVMGTRLDILMIHSNLPLLNMLWAHITDELEKLDKMLNRFDATSEVSKLNSHTQQDSVSVSAELEDILRSCQYYYEKTLHLFDITLNDFSQIQIHGNHHISFSNFSVTLDFGGFAKGYALKKIQEILLRGNIENAFVDFGNSSIMGIGHHPYGDCWKVSLQNPYTQQTLDEFCLTDNTLSTSGNTEQYTGHIINPLTGIYNEQKKVTSILSDNPLDAEILSTVWMIADDQQREQINENFKHIKGTIYTL; from the coding sequence ATGTTTCATGGATTCATTCCTCATGTTATGGGGACACGTCTTGATATCCTGATGATTCACTCCAACCTTCCCCTCCTAAACATGCTTTGGGCACATATTACCGACGAGTTAGAAAAGTTGGATAAGATGTTGAATCGATTTGATGCCACAAGTGAAGTATCAAAGCTAAACAGCCATACACAACAAGATTCAGTTTCTGTCAGTGCGGAATTGGAAGATATCCTACGGTCATGCCAATATTATTATGAAAAGACTCTTCATCTTTTCGACATCACATTAAACGATTTCTCACAAATACAAATTCACGGCAATCACCATATCTCTTTTAGCAACTTTTCCGTAACACTTGATTTTGGAGGTTTCGCGAAGGGATACGCCTTAAAAAAGATTCAAGAAATCCTCTTGCGGGGAAATATAGAGAATGCTTTCGTCGATTTTGGCAACAGTTCGATTATGGGAATAGGACACCATCCTTATGGAGACTGCTGGAAAGTCAGTTTGCAGAATCCTTACACTCAACAAACTCTTGACGAATTCTGCCTTACTGACAATACGTTGTCCACTTCCGGGAATACGGAACAGTACACCGGACATATTATAAATCCGCTTACAGGAATCTACAACGAACAAAAAAAAGTTACGAGTATCTTATCAGACAATCCGCTGGATGCAGAAATACTCAGTACAGTCTGGATGATTGCCGACGACCAACAACGGGAACAGATCAACGAGAACTTCAAACATATAAAAGGAACTATATATACTCTATAA
- a CDS encoding putative oxidoreductase C-terminal domain-containing protein → MRYTYRHIGILTISLIVASCSFSPKQANNNHDKDMNPNVKIVVLDPGHFHASLLQKNPLASVNDTIRVYAPEGAEVKQYLNDINSYNQRAENPTSWKEEIYIGGDYLSRMLSDRQGDVVVLAGNNQKKTNYILEAIKAGYNVLSDKPLAINKKDFDLLIQAYQLAKERKLLLYDLMTERYDILNIIEKSLLNNPDLFGELQKGSLNDPSVSMESVHHFFKNVSGKPLIRPVWYYDTEQQGEGIADVTTHLIDLVNWQCFPNETIRYQSDVEVLKARHWPTRITLPEFSQSTQADTFPAFLNKYINNNVLEVLANGSLNYTVKGIHIGMKVIWNYTPPSDGGDTFTSLKKGSKATLKTIQDKESGFVKQLYIQKAAESDHSEFESQLQKAIKQLQATYPFLSVKKMNEGLYLIDIPQADRLGHEAHFSKVAEAFLGYLHDKNMPEWENENTISKYYITTTAVELAKKEK, encoded by the coding sequence ATGAGGTACACATACAGACACATCGGGATCCTGACCATCTCATTAATAGTTGCTTCCTGCTCTTTTTCCCCAAAGCAGGCAAACAACAATCATGACAAAGATATGAATCCGAACGTAAAAATAGTGGTCCTCGACCCAGGACATTTTCATGCCAGTCTGTTGCAAAAGAATCCGCTGGCCTCAGTGAACGACACAATTCGGGTATATGCTCCCGAAGGAGCGGAAGTCAAACAATATCTGAACGATATAAATAGCTATAATCAACGGGCGGAGAATCCCACATCCTGGAAAGAAGAAATATATATTGGGGGCGATTATCTTTCCAGGATGCTTTCCGACCGTCAAGGAGATGTAGTCGTGCTTGCCGGAAACAACCAGAAAAAAACAAACTATATTCTGGAAGCTATCAAAGCAGGATACAATGTGCTTTCCGACAAGCCTTTGGCCATTAACAAGAAGGATTTCGACTTACTGATTCAAGCATATCAATTGGCAAAGGAAAGGAAATTACTCCTTTACGACTTGATGACTGAACGATATGACATCCTGAATATCATCGAAAAATCATTACTGAACAATCCGGATCTTTTTGGTGAATTGCAAAAAGGGTCTTTGAATGATCCGTCAGTTTCTATGGAAAGTGTTCATCATTTCTTTAAGAATGTATCAGGCAAGCCACTGATTCGTCCGGTATGGTATTATGACACAGAGCAACAAGGAGAAGGTATTGCAGATGTAACCACTCATCTTATCGATCTGGTCAACTGGCAATGTTTCCCCAACGAAACCATCCGTTATCAGTCGGATGTAGAAGTATTGAAAGCCAGACATTGGCCTACCCGCATTACATTACCTGAATTTTCGCAATCGACGCAGGCTGACACCTTCCCCGCCTTCTTGAACAAATATATCAATAATAATGTGCTGGAGGTTTTAGCGAATGGTAGCCTAAATTACACAGTAAAGGGGATTCATATAGGTATGAAGGTTATCTGGAATTACACTCCTCCAAGTGATGGCGGCGACACTTTTACCTCCCTTAAGAAAGGAAGTAAGGCTACATTGAAAACAATTCAGGACAAAGAAAGTGGTTTTGTGAAACAGCTCTACATCCAAAAAGCCGCAGAGTCTGATCACTCTGAATTTGAGAGCCAGTTGCAAAAGGCAATCAAACAACTGCAAGCGACCTATCCGTTCCTATCCGTCAAAAAAATGAATGAAGGACTTTATCTGATTGATATTCCACAGGCGGACAGACTGGGACATGAAGCTCACTTCAGTAAAGTAGCAGAAGCATTCCTTGGCTATTTGCATGATAAAAATATGCCGGAATGGGAAAACGAGAATACAATATCTAAATATTATATTACCACTACAGCTGTAGAGCTGGCAAAGAAAGAGAAATAA
- a CDS encoding Gfo/Idh/MocA family protein, with amino-acid sequence MKNILFILLTFLSVSFRLYAQDVIKIGIIGLDTSHSTAFTELLNGDSDDKFVKEFEVVAAYPYGSKTIQSSYERIPGYIEEVKKHGVEITSSIAELLDKVDCVMLETNDGRIHLEQAMEVFKSGKISYIDKPIGATLGQAIAIYEMAEKYNVPIFSSSALRYSPQNQKLRNGEFGKILGTDCYSPHKVEPTHPDFGFYGIHGVETLYTLMGTGCESVNRMSSQDADVVVGRWKDGRIGTFRGIKEGPAIYGGTAYTPKGAIAAGGYEGYKVLLDQILTFFKTGVAPISKEETIEIFTFMKASNMSKEQNGKIVTMEEAYRKGLKDAQKLIKTYK; translated from the coding sequence ATGAAAAATATCTTATTTATCCTCCTTACTTTCTTGTCTGTCAGCTTCAGACTATATGCGCAGGATGTAATTAAAATAGGAATTATCGGGCTCGATACTTCCCATTCTACAGCTTTCACCGAGCTACTGAACGGAGACTCTGACGATAAGTTTGTCAAAGAGTTCGAAGTCGTAGCAGCTTACCCTTATGGTTCAAAGACTATCCAGTCCAGTTACGAACGAATTCCCGGATATATAGAAGAGGTCAAGAAACACGGTGTGGAGATTACATCTTCCATTGCGGAATTGCTTGACAAGGTAGATTGCGTCATGCTTGAAACAAACGACGGTAGAATCCACCTCGAACAAGCAATGGAAGTATTCAAATCCGGAAAAATAAGCTATATCGACAAGCCTATTGGAGCGACATTGGGACAAGCTATTGCCATTTACGAAATGGCGGAGAAATACAATGTGCCTATCTTTTCTTCTTCTGCACTCAGATATTCTCCACAGAATCAAAAGCTGAGAAACGGAGAGTTCGGCAAAATTCTGGGAACTGACTGTTATTCTCCTCACAAGGTAGAACCGACTCACCCCGACTTCGGTTTTTATGGCATTCACGGAGTAGAAACGCTTTATACTCTTATGGGAACCGGTTGCGAGTCAGTCAACCGTATGTCTTCCCAAGATGCTGATGTAGTGGTAGGCCGTTGGAAAGACGGGCGGATAGGTACTTTCAGGGGAATCAAAGAAGGTCCGGCCATTTATGGCGGTACAGCTTATACCCCCAAAGGTGCAATAGCAGCAGGAGGATATGAAGGTTACAAAGTTTTGCTCGATCAAATACTCACTTTTTTCAAGACCGGAGTAGCTCCGATTTCGAAAGAAGAAACAATTGAGATATTCACTTTTATGAAAGCTTCCAATATGAGCAAAGAACAGAACGGCAAAATCGTTACCATGGAGGAGGCATACCGAAAAGGGCTGAAAGATGCACAGAAGCTAATTAAAACCTATAAATAA
- the nagA gene encoding N-acetylglucosamine-6-phosphate deacetylase, which produces MERLIIINGELILPTGIETNKIMVCRNGKIEQIVSSEAYIPQADDRIIDANQQYVSPGFIDIHVHGGGGHDFMDGTVEAFLGVAETHARYGTTAMVPTTLTSTNEELMTTFAVYQKAKSLNKKGAQFIGLHLEGPYFSPKQCGAQDPNHLKTPHPDEYNTILEASQDIVRWSIAPELAGAIELGEKLNSCHILPSIAHTDAIYEEVVKAYEAGYTHITHLYSAMSTITRRNAYRYAGVVEAAYLIDGMTVEIIADGIHLPKPLLQFVYKFKGTDKTALCTDAMRGAGMPDGESILGSLTNGQKVIIEDGVAKLPDRSAFAGSVATADRLVRTMISIAGIPLIDAIRMITLTPARILHVDSQKGSLEEGKDADIVIFDNQINVTTTISKGHVIYNQ; this is translated from the coding sequence ATGGAAAGACTGATTATTATCAATGGGGAACTAATACTCCCTACCGGCATCGAAACCAATAAAATAATGGTTTGCCGGAATGGTAAGATAGAACAGATTGTATCATCCGAAGCATATATTCCTCAAGCTGACGACCGGATCATAGATGCCAACCAACAATATGTCTCCCCAGGATTTATCGATATACATGTTCACGGTGGCGGAGGTCATGACTTTATGGATGGAACCGTAGAGGCCTTTCTGGGAGTAGCCGAAACTCATGCCAGATATGGAACAACAGCCATGGTACCTACAACACTGACCAGCACAAACGAAGAGCTAATGACGACCTTTGCCGTTTATCAAAAAGCCAAAAGTCTTAATAAAAAAGGTGCCCAATTTATCGGGTTGCATCTGGAAGGGCCCTACTTCTCGCCTAAGCAGTGTGGAGCCCAAGACCCCAATCATTTGAAAACGCCTCATCCGGACGAATATAACACAATACTGGAAGCTTCACAAGATATTGTACGGTGGAGTATTGCTCCGGAACTGGCAGGAGCAATTGAACTGGGGGAAAAGCTCAATAGCTGTCACATCCTCCCATCCATCGCACATACCGATGCCATTTATGAAGAAGTGGTAAAAGCATACGAAGCAGGGTATACTCATATCACTCATTTATATTCAGCGATGTCAACCATCACCCGTAGAAATGCCTATCGCTATGCAGGTGTGGTAGAGGCAGCTTATCTGATTGATGGTATGACAGTAGAAATCATTGCGGACGGCATTCATCTGCCCAAACCTTTACTACAATTCGTATATAAGTTCAAGGGGACCGATAAAACAGCACTTTGCACAGATGCCATGCGAGGTGCGGGAATGCCGGACGGTGAATCCATATTAGGCAGCCTGACCAACGGTCAGAAAGTTATTATTGAAGACGGAGTAGCCAAGCTTCCCGACCGTTCGGCATTCGCTGGAAGCGTAGCTACCGCCGATCGTTTGGTAAGAACCATGATAAGTATAGCCGGCATACCCCTAATCGATGCTATCCGAATGATAACCCTTACCCCCGCCCGCATTCTGCATGTGGATTCCCAAAAGGGTTCTTTGGAGGAAGGTAAAGATGCCGACATCGTCATCTTCGACAATCAAATTAACGTAACAACAACTATATCAAAAGGCCATGTTATCTACAATCAATGA
- a CDS encoding alpha-N-acetylglucosaminidase codes for MNHKYLYLLLLFLIVGCQRNVETGPPVLKEMCQRLFPRHAQSFLFELLTDSIDTDRFILESSQGKIRIKGNNRNSLAAGLNHYLKNYCHTHVSWYASETVEMPDVLPEIPQPVYIRSKCDNRFFLNYCTFGYTMPYWKWQDWERLIDWMALNGVTMPLAITGQESIWYKVWTDMGLSDEQVRSYFTGPAHLPWHRMSNVDYWQSPLPQSWLKDQEELQKRILEREREFDMTPVLPAFAGHVPAELKTIYPNAKIYQMSQWGGFDEKYRSHFIDPMDSLYSIIQRRFLEEQTKVYGTDHIYGIDPFNEVDSPDWSEDFLANVSSKIYESIHQVDSAAQWLQMTWMFFYDKKKWTQPRIRSFLKAVPDNKLILLDYYCDHTEIWRNTEKYYGNPYIWCYLGNFGGNTMIAGNLNDIDFKIKRLFKEGGDNVYGLGATLEGFDVNPLMYEFVFDQAWDYPVTTDQWITNWSMCRGGNQDANIIKAWRALHQKIYTEHATCGQSVLMNARPRLTGTKSWNTNPGIHYANNDLWQIWKELLKARNINNSDFRFDVINIGRQVLGNLFSEYRDQFTACYNRKDTTGMREWSTRMDNLLLDVDRLLSCDATLSIGKWLQDARNCGATVSEKDYYEENARCILTVWGQQDTQLNDYANRGWGGLTRSFYRERWKRFTDGVIAAVSEDKPFDEDKFHQDITQFEYNWTLQKDSFPIVSEEDPIQIADSLILKYDTYFTKAQ; via the coding sequence ATGAATCATAAATACCTATACTTACTCCTGCTATTTTTGATAGTCGGTTGCCAACGCAATGTAGAAACAGGCCCTCCTGTATTAAAAGAAATGTGCCAAAGATTATTTCCCCGGCATGCCCAGTCGTTTCTATTCGAGTTACTGACAGATTCTATTGATACAGACCGTTTTATACTGGAATCGAGTCAAGGGAAAATACGGATAAAAGGAAACAATCGTAACTCATTGGCTGCCGGTTTGAATCATTATCTGAAAAACTACTGTCATACCCATGTTTCCTGGTATGCCTCAGAGACAGTGGAAATGCCTGATGTACTACCGGAGATACCTCAGCCAGTATATATCCGTTCCAAATGTGACAATCGTTTTTTTCTCAACTATTGTACATTCGGTTATACTATGCCCTATTGGAAATGGCAGGACTGGGAACGACTGATAGACTGGATGGCATTAAACGGAGTCACCATGCCTCTTGCCATTACCGGACAAGAATCCATTTGGTACAAAGTATGGACAGACATGGGTTTGAGCGACGAACAGGTTCGCTCATACTTTACAGGGCCAGCCCATCTTCCCTGGCATCGGATGTCCAATGTCGATTACTGGCAAAGTCCACTACCTCAATCCTGGCTAAAGGATCAGGAGGAATTACAAAAACGTATTCTCGAAAGAGAACGTGAGTTTGATATGACTCCTGTATTACCAGCATTTGCCGGTCATGTACCAGCCGAATTAAAAACAATTTATCCGAATGCAAAAATCTATCAGATGAGTCAGTGGGGTGGCTTCGATGAAAAATACCGCAGTCATTTTATCGATCCGATGGACTCATTATACTCAATCATTCAGCGCCGTTTTCTGGAGGAACAAACCAAAGTATATGGTACTGACCATATTTATGGAATCGATCCTTTCAATGAAGTCGACTCTCCTGACTGGAGCGAGGATTTTTTAGCCAATGTCTCAAGCAAGATTTACGAGTCGATTCATCAGGTAGACTCAGCAGCCCAATGGTTACAAATGACCTGGATGTTCTTCTATGACAAAAAGAAATGGACTCAACCCCGTATCCGTTCCTTTCTAAAAGCAGTACCAGATAACAAACTGATATTACTCGATTACTATTGCGATCATACAGAAATCTGGCGAAATACTGAAAAATATTACGGGAATCCCTATATTTGGTGTTATCTGGGTAATTTTGGCGGCAATACAATGATAGCAGGCAATCTGAATGATATTGATTTCAAGATTAAACGGCTCTTCAAGGAAGGAGGAGACAATGTCTATGGCTTGGGAGCAACTCTTGAAGGCTTTGATGTAAACCCTCTTATGTACGAATTTGTTTTTGACCAGGCATGGGATTATCCTGTCACTACCGACCAATGGATAACCAACTGGTCCATGTGCAGAGGAGGAAATCAGGATGCCAATATCATCAAAGCGTGGAGAGCCTTGCATCAGAAAATTTATACCGAACATGCCACATGCGGCCAATCGGTATTAATGAACGCACGCCCCAGACTAACGGGAACTAAAAGTTGGAATACAAACCCCGGCATACATTACGCAAATAACGACTTATGGCAAATATGGAAAGAGCTACTAAAAGCCCGGAACATCAACAATAGTGATTTTCGCTTTGACGTAATCAATATCGGAAGACAAGTATTAGGAAACTTGTTCTCCGAATATAGAGATCAGTTTACCGCTTGCTATAACCGGAAAGATACAACAGGCATGAGAGAATGGAGTACCCGTATGGACAACCTCTTGCTTGACGTAGACCGCCTCCTTTCCTGTGACGCGACTCTATCCATCGGGAAATGGTTACAAGACGCCAGAAACTGTGGTGCAACCGTGTCGGAAAAGGATTACTATGAAGAAAATGCACGCTGTATCCTGACCGTATGGGGGCAACAGGACACCCAACTGAATGACTATGCCAATCGAGGCTGGGGCGGACTTACCCGAAGCTTCTACCGGGAACGTTGGAAACGTTTCACAGACGGAGTCATCGCTGCCGTTTCGGAAGATAAACCTTTTGACGAAGACAAATTCCACCAGGACATTACGCAATTTGAATACAACTGGACACTACAGAAAGACTCTTTCCCTATTGTTTCAGAGGAAGACCCGATTCAAATAGCAGACAGTCTTATCTTAAAATACGATACGTACTTTACCAAAGCACAATAA
- a CDS encoding glucosamine-6-phosphate deaminase: MLSTINETYLFQQELLTVKMFPSIQQMGKCAATEVTNKICELLKEKAEINMIFAAAPSQNEFLSHLIHSKQIDWSRINAFHMDEYIGIHPEAPQSFGNFLRQRIFDKVPFKTVNYLNGQAKNLEEECKRYSELLLRHPVDIVCLGIGENGHIAFNDPDVANFNDSHLVKVVELDPICRQQQVNEKCFEAFDLVPAKALTLTIPALLKADWMFCIVPFKNKANAVYNTLYGEISEKCPASILRKKENSCLYLDPESAERINL, encoded by the coding sequence ATGTTATCTACAATCAATGAAACATACCTGTTTCAACAAGAACTATTAACAGTCAAAATGTTCCCTTCTATCCAACAGATGGGGAAATGTGCTGCGACAGAAGTTACTAACAAAATATGCGAACTTCTCAAAGAGAAAGCTGAAATCAATATGATTTTTGCCGCAGCTCCTTCACAAAATGAATTCTTAAGTCATCTTATTCACAGTAAACAGATTGACTGGAGCAGAATCAACGCTTTCCACATGGATGAATACATCGGCATTCATCCGGAAGCCCCACAAAGTTTCGGAAATTTTCTCCGTCAGCGTATCTTCGACAAAGTCCCGTTCAAGACTGTAAACTATCTGAACGGACAAGCAAAAAACCTTGAAGAAGAATGCAAACGTTATTCCGAATTGCTGCTTCGTCATCCTGTCGATATTGTCTGTCTGGGAATTGGAGAAAACGGTCATATTGCATTCAATGATCCGGATGTAGCCAATTTCAACGACTCCCATTTAGTTAAAGTAGTAGAACTCGACCCGATATGTCGGCAGCAACAAGTGAATGAAAAATGCTTTGAAGCATTCGACCTTGTTCCTGCTAAAGCACTGACTCTTACCATTCCAGCCTTATTAAAAGCGGACTGGATGTTCTGCATTGTGCCTTTTAAAAATAAAGCCAATGCAGTATACAACACTCTTTATGGAGAAATTTCCGAAAAATGTCCGGCCAGTATATTACGCAAAAAAGAAAATTCTTGTTTATATTTGGATCCTGAAAGTGCAGAACGAATAAACTTATAA